The Coffea arabica cultivar ET-39 chromosome 10e, Coffea Arabica ET-39 HiFi, whole genome shotgun sequence region CTTCCTACTTCCTGGGATGGCAGGAGTACGAGAAAAATCCGTTCAATGAGGATAGAAATCCATTGGGGATCATTCAGATGGGACTAGCAGAAAATCAGGTATGTAAAAACCATAATTCTGTCACAATTATTGGAAAGGAgactaaaaaatagaaaatttcatgTGTATTATATggccaattttttttccttttaattatTTTGGTGAAGTATTATATAACTACAGTTCTGAATTCGTTGAATAAGAAGGAATGGAATTTAAGCACAGTATGACGTACGAAATACATTCCAACCATGCATGCTTCCGAATGTCATCTGTTGTATGTGGAATCTGCTAAATTTCCAACCTTACCAGCACACAAATGGAATATACTCTTCGGAAAAGTCTGACCACAAAATgttaaaatatgaattttctttGAGAACCAATGTTAATTGAGAGCAATTTTCCATGCATGTGACATGTCGTACTTaactccctttttctttctctgtcTCTAATTGCAGCTCTCTTTCGACCTTCTTGAATCATGGTTGGCAAGAAATCCAGATGCTACAATGTTTGGAAGCAATGGAGGATCCATATTCAAAGAACTGGCGCTTTTTCAAGATTATCATGGCTTGCAAACTTTCAAGACTGTAATGATTATCATTTCACCACATTTATGATTAATGTGCTATGTACTTTGCTCTATTTCCACTGTACCAGATTGTTTGTCTAAAACTAGGCTCCGCCATTCTCAGGAGTTGGTTGAATTTATGGCCGAGATCAGACGGAATAAGGTAAGATTTGACCCGCAAAAACTCGTACTCACAGCTGGTGCAACTTCAGCAAATGAGACTCTCATGTTTTGCCTTGCCGAACCTGGCGAAGCTTTTCTTATCCCTACGCCTTACTATCCCGGGTAATGTCGTCAAACAAGCCAGGAGCTTTTTTGCAGGAAAATGATTCAGCCAGTTCCCCCCATCAACTGTTTTTTtaacccctttcttttttccttatgGTCAGGTTCGATAGAGATCTTAAATGGCGAACCGGGGTCAAAATTGTTCCTATACATTGCTCTAGCTTGAATGGTTTCAGAATTACCAAGGCTGCCCTGGACGAAGCCTATGATGAGGCGCTAAAACTTAATTTAAGAGTGAAAGGGGTGTTTATCACTAACCCTTCGAATCCATTGGGCACGACCATGAATCAAGACGAATTTAATCATGTCATCAGCTTTGCGGTGTCCAAAAATATTCATATAGTTAGTGATGAAATATATGCTGGAACAGTTTTTGATTCCTCAAAATTCACAAGCATCATAGAAGCTATAATGGACCGGAACCTGGAAAAAACCGATATCTGGAGCCGAATTCATGTAGTTTCTAGCCTGTCAAAGGATTTAGGCCTGCCTGGATTCAGAATTGGTATGATTTATTCCAATAATGAAACGCTAATAGCTGCTGCTACAAAAATGTCAAGCTTTGGACTTGTTTCCTCCCAAACTCAATACCTACTTTCCAAACTTCTTGGAGACAAAAAGTTTACCAGGCACTACATCCAGGAGAATCAGAGGCGGCTTAAAAAGAGACAACAGGTGCTGGTCTCCGGCCTTCAAAGTTATGGGATCCCATGCCTAAAAAGCAATGCTGGATTATTTTGTTGGGTAGACATGAGAAATTTACTGAGTTCAAATGCATTCGAGGCTGAGATGGAGCTTTGGAAGAAGATTCTT contains the following coding sequences:
- the LOC113711176 gene encoding 1-aminocyclopropane-1-carboxylate synthase 3-like, with product MEMLSKKATCKSHGQDSSYFLGWQEYEKNPFNEDRNPLGIIQMGLAENQLSFDLLESWLARNPDATMFGSNGGSIFKELALFQDYHGLQTFKTELVEFMAEIRRNKVRFDPQKLVLTAGATSANETLMFCLAEPGEAFLIPTPYYPGFDRDLKWRTGVKIVPIHCSSLNGFRITKAALDEAYDEALKLNLRVKGVFITNPSNPLGTTMNQDEFNHVISFAVSKNIHIVSDEIYAGTVFDSSKFTSIIEAIMDRNLEKTDIWSRIHVVSSLSKDLGLPGFRIGMIYSNNETLIAAATKMSSFGLVSSQTQYLLSKLLGDKKFTRHYIQENQRRLKKRQQVLVSGLQSYGIPCLKSNAGLFCWVDMRNLLSSNAFEAEMELWKKILYEVGLNISPGSSCHCTEPGWFRVCFANMSQETLNLSIHRLQAFVTSNGDGNYQNQKLSTRISRRNSLVVS